A section of the Caballeronia sp. M1242 genome encodes:
- the pbpC gene encoding penicillin-binding protein 1C — protein MRRAACLVVACLLSAAPHAAPSFSDVRANWRSSDWLLLDRNGETLQRTRIDASARRGDWVALADVSPALREAIVVSEDKRFYEHAGVDWRGAAAAAWANLWNTRTRGASTVTMQLTGLIGDEGRKPAGRRSIGEKAQQTVGALWLERTWRKDQILEAYLNLVPFRGEIVGLSALSQTLFGKAPSGLDEREAALAAALVRAPNASYTKVAARACVILRDMNGLRAPGPSRDADACANLDSYAQLTLTRSAAAPALASGDDALAPHVARRIAGEAHPAAGDRVRSTLDARLQRFTRDTLSRTLAELNARAHPRNVHDAAAIVIDNASGDVLAWVGSAGGLSNAPEVDAVLAARQAGSTLKPFLYAQAIDEKRLTAATLLDDAPLDLATGGGLYIPQNYDHDFKGWLSVRTALGSSLNVPAVRALVLVTPHRFARTLVALGLPLTRTGDYYGFSLALGSADVTLAALTNAYRVLANGGIARPFFDLTGHAAAPAGQRVFSPQASFIVTDILADNNARTRTFGFDSVLATRTFSAVKTGTSKDMRDNWAVGFTSRYTVGVWVGNADGAPMWDVSGVTGAAPAWNTIVNYLHRRANSRAPDAPPGVVRTRVAYQNDVEPARDEWFLRGTEMNKIGLTANAAAGTEADDAHARRRERLRDVASPDASPARIGAPTDGTIFALDPDIPPARQRVWFERTGGSGQLGWRLDGKPFSRHARAAWLPWPGRHRLQLVDARGEVIDSVNFEVRGAFAKTAAPAAK, from the coding sequence ATGAGACGCGCCGCCTGTTTAGTGGTCGCATGCCTGCTGAGCGCGGCGCCGCACGCCGCGCCCAGCTTCAGCGACGTGCGCGCGAACTGGCGCAGTTCCGACTGGCTGCTGCTCGACCGCAACGGCGAAACACTGCAACGCACGCGCATCGACGCGAGCGCGCGGCGCGGCGACTGGGTCGCGCTGGCAGACGTATCGCCGGCCTTGCGCGAAGCCATCGTCGTTTCGGAGGACAAACGATTCTACGAGCACGCGGGCGTCGACTGGCGCGGCGCGGCGGCCGCCGCCTGGGCGAATCTGTGGAATACGCGCACGCGCGGCGCATCGACCGTCACCATGCAGTTGACCGGCCTGATCGGCGATGAAGGCCGCAAGCCCGCCGGACGGCGCAGTATCGGCGAGAAGGCGCAGCAGACGGTCGGCGCGCTGTGGCTCGAACGCACGTGGCGCAAGGATCAGATCCTCGAGGCGTATCTGAACCTCGTGCCGTTCCGGGGCGAGATCGTCGGGCTGTCGGCGCTTTCGCAGACGCTTTTCGGCAAGGCACCCTCCGGCCTGGACGAACGCGAAGCCGCGCTGGCCGCGGCGCTCGTGCGCGCGCCGAATGCGTCGTACACGAAGGTCGCCGCGCGCGCCTGCGTGATTCTGCGCGACATGAACGGCTTGCGCGCGCCGGGCCCTTCGCGTGACGCGGACGCGTGCGCCAATCTCGACAGCTACGCGCAACTGACGCTCACGCGCAGCGCCGCCGCGCCGGCGCTCGCTTCCGGCGACGACGCGCTCGCGCCGCACGTGGCTCGGCGCATCGCCGGCGAAGCGCATCCGGCGGCGGGCGACCGCGTGCGCTCGACGCTCGACGCGCGCCTGCAACGCTTCACGCGCGACACGCTCTCGCGCACGCTCGCCGAGCTGAACGCCCGCGCGCATCCGCGCAACGTGCACGACGCGGCGGCGATCGTCATCGACAACGCGTCGGGCGACGTGCTGGCATGGGTCGGATCGGCGGGCGGTTTGTCGAATGCGCCGGAGGTCGATGCCGTGCTCGCCGCGCGTCAGGCCGGCTCGACGCTCAAGCCTTTTCTCTATGCGCAAGCGATCGACGAAAAGCGCCTGACTGCCGCGACCTTGCTCGACGACGCGCCGCTCGATCTCGCCACGGGCGGCGGCCTCTACATCCCGCAGAACTACGATCACGACTTCAAAGGCTGGCTCAGCGTGAGAACGGCGCTCGGCTCGTCGCTGAACGTGCCGGCCGTGCGCGCGCTCGTGCTCGTCACGCCGCATCGGTTCGCGCGCACGCTGGTGGCGCTCGGCCTGCCGCTCACGCGCACCGGCGACTACTACGGCTTCAGCCTCGCGCTCGGCAGCGCCGATGTGACATTGGCTGCGCTGACCAACGCGTATCGGGTGCTCGCGAACGGCGGCATCGCGCGGCCGTTTTTCGATCTCACGGGCCACGCTGCCGCGCCTGCCGGCCAGCGCGTGTTCAGTCCGCAGGCGAGCTTTATCGTCACCGACATCCTCGCGGACAACAACGCCCGCACGCGCACGTTCGGCTTCGACAGCGTGCTCGCGACGCGCACGTTCAGCGCGGTGAAGACCGGCACGAGCAAGGACATGCGCGATAACTGGGCGGTAGGCTTCACGTCGCGCTATACGGTGGGCGTGTGGGTCGGCAACGCGGACGGCGCGCCGATGTGGGACGTCTCGGGCGTCACCGGTGCGGCCCCGGCGTGGAATACCATCGTCAATTATCTGCATCGCCGGGCGAACAGCCGCGCGCCGGATGCGCCGCCGGGCGTCGTAAGGACGCGCGTCGCGTATCAGAACGACGTGGAGCCCGCGCGCGACGAATGGTTCCTGCGCGGCACGGAGATGAACAAGATCGGTCTGACGGCGAATGCAGCGGCGGGAACGGAAGCCGATGATGCGCACGCTCGCCGCCGCGAACGCTTGCGGGACGTGGCAAGCCCCGACGCGAGCCCGGCCAGGATCGGCGCGCCGACCGACGGCACCATCTTCGCACTCGATCCCGACATTCCGCCCGCGCGCCAGCGCGTGTGGTTTGAGCGCACGGGCGGCAGCGGCCAGCTCGGCTGGCGGCTCGATGGCAAGCCGTTCAGCCGCCACGCCCGCGCCGCGTGGCTGCCGTGGCCGGGCCGTCATCGGCTCCAACTCGTCGATGCGCGCGGCGAGGTGATCGACTCGGTCAACTTCGAAGTGCGCGGCGCCTTCGCGAAGACTGCCGCGCCTGCCGCGAAATAG
- a CDS encoding helix-hairpin-helix domain-containing protein: MLRKLLMLCLAFTLSIGAAFAAVDVNTADQAALDSVKGLGPVKSKAIVDERTKNGPFKDADDLANRVKGLGAKSVAKLEENGLTIGGSSLPPTGKASKPAATASHGAAAPNSTIKSSAAATAATSPAATTAQTPAVAPASGPAAASASTAASVKKSGATAAAAASDAKPSKSKRKKDKAASASAASL; the protein is encoded by the coding sequence ATGCTGAGAAAGCTGTTGATGCTGTGCCTCGCGTTCACGCTGTCCATCGGCGCGGCGTTCGCTGCCGTCGATGTCAATACCGCCGATCAAGCCGCGCTCGATTCGGTCAAGGGCCTCGGGCCCGTCAAATCGAAGGCGATCGTCGACGAACGCACGAAGAACGGCCCATTCAAGGACGCGGACGATCTCGCCAACCGCGTCAAAGGACTCGGCGCCAAGTCGGTCGCCAAGCTGGAAGAGAACGGCCTGACCATCGGCGGATCTTCGCTGCCGCCGACCGGCAAGGCATCGAAGCCCGCCGCGACGGCTTCTCACGGCGCGGCCGCGCCGAATTCGACCATCAAGTCATCGGCGGCGGCGACCGCTGCGACATCGCCCGCAGCCACGACCGCGCAGACGCCGGCCGTCGCCCCGGCATCGGGCCCGGCGGCTGCTTCGGCTTCTACCGCTGCTTCGGTCAAGAAGTCGGGCGCCACCGCTGCCGCGGCAGCCAGCGACGCGAAGCCCTCGAAATCGAAGCGAAAGAAAGACAAGGCGGCGAGCGCGTCGGCCGCCAGCCTGTAA